In one window of Crocosphaera subtropica ATCC 51142 DNA:
- a CDS encoding ParA family protein, whose product MIIAIANQKGGVAKTTSTICLGGLLAQTTSCLVVDLDPQGNLTVGNGVNIADDQLSVYEVITEQVEVKEVVVKTKSGLHLLPSDISLAKGETEILTKVGNFLILKERLEVVSHEYDQRLEIADWRLEIE is encoded by the coding sequence ATGATTATTGCGATCGCTAATCAAAAAGGTGGGGTGGCCAAAACCACATCGACTATCTGTTTAGGGGGACTATTAGCACAAACAACATCATGTTTGGTGGTGGACTTAGACCCCCAAGGAAACTTAACGGTGGGTAATGGGGTAAACATTGCTGATGACCAGTTAAGCGTTTATGAGGTAATCACAGAACAAGTAGAAGTCAAAGAAGTTGTTGTTAAAACAAAATCAGGTTTACATTTACTGCCCTCTGACATCTCTTTAGCTAAAGGAGAAACAGAAATACTCACCAAAGTGGGAAACTTTCTGATTCTTAAAGAACGCCTGGAAGTGGTAAGTCATGAATATGACCAAAGATTGGAGATTGCCGATTGGAGATTGGAGATTGAGTAA
- a CDS encoding metal-dependent hydrolase, with the protein MMTPTHITFSLAMTSLMTGTANLELLGVAAIASLIPDIDTSKSFIGRLFFPLSRWLENNTVHRGITHSFFATGVITLVSYPIALYGYPHVWHGLILGYFFGWFGDVFTKSGVEAFYPSHGRLIIPRNPRLRLATRSNAEWFLLMILVAIAVISININSVMLKPLTPLPYNQGKWLMHV; encoded by the coding sequence ATGATGACCCCTACCCACATTACCTTTAGTCTAGCGATGACTTCTCTCATGACGGGAACCGCTAACTTAGAATTATTGGGGGTGGCTGCGATCGCATCTCTCATTCCTGATATTGACACCAGTAAATCATTTATAGGACGTTTGTTCTTTCCTTTGAGTCGGTGGTTAGAAAATAATACGGTACACAGAGGGATCACTCACAGCTTCTTTGCCACCGGTGTCATTACCTTAGTAAGTTACCCTATTGCACTTTATGGTTATCCTCATGTTTGGCATGGTCTAATTTTAGGTTATTTCTTCGGGTGGTTTGGGGATGTCTTCACTAAATCAGGTGTTGAGGCATTTTATCCCAGTCATGGCCGGTTAATCATTCCTCGGAATCCTCGGTTACGGTTAGCCACTCGTAGCAATGCAGAATGGTTTTTATTGATGATTTTAGTAGCGATCGCCGTCATCAGCATCAATATTAATAGTGTCATGTTGAAACCTTTGACACCATTACCTTACAACCAGGGGAAGTGGCTTATGCACGTTTGA
- a CDS encoding DNA/RNA non-specific endonuclease: MTGYDPNFLGEGIILPLPRFAPSLAGLVVSNPRLRDNILADYVNYSIITNQEKRSPILAALNINQNLLKGTNRNDNWRIDTRIGAQFQLDNDYYRSNPWDRGHLARRASVAWGENRREAQKASDETFYFSNATLQHENFNQDEWLALENWVFNLDLDSNGKITVFSGPIYGEFPRTISPVGRESALIPSAFFKVVCFVSKATNELDVRAFLMLQDEFALRDKLGNRLFNFQRYQVTITEIENLTGLEFEDAIYEKNPLLFNEDAEARERLNIGRFPEEIEVDEPSDLVSANEPRETILDDQIPVFIAAAMVNPSGNEREGEWVSLINLSPEIIDLSDWTLSDGQRDPLILNNVLSDLMLLPGESVRIQPLNPLMLSNQGGVIVLYEKPKEGQGNRRRVDRVRYTKTQAQRQGVPISFLNRQVL; this comes from the coding sequence ATGACTGGTTATGATCCCAACTTCCTTGGGGAAGGAATAATACTACCTTTACCCCGTTTTGCTCCCTCTTTAGCCGGATTGGTGGTTAGTAACCCTCGCTTAAGAGACAATATCTTAGCAGATTACGTCAACTACAGTATTATTACCAATCAAGAAAAACGCTCTCCTATTCTAGCGGCTCTTAACATTAATCAGAATTTATTGAAAGGAACGAACAGAAATGACAATTGGCGGATTGATACCCGTATTGGCGCACAATTTCAGCTAGATAATGACTATTATCGTAGTAATCCTTGGGATAGAGGACATTTAGCGCGACGAGCTAGTGTTGCTTGGGGAGAAAATAGAAGGGAAGCGCAAAAAGCGTCTGATGAAACTTTCTACTTCTCTAATGCGACCCTACAACACGAAAACTTCAACCAAGATGAATGGCTGGCATTAGAAAACTGGGTATTTAACCTAGACCTCGATAGTAATGGCAAAATCACCGTCTTTAGCGGACCCATTTATGGAGAGTTTCCTCGTACGATTTCTCCTGTTGGTCGAGAATCTGCTTTAATTCCCTCCGCTTTTTTTAAAGTTGTTTGTTTTGTTAGCAAAGCAACCAATGAACTCGATGTGCGAGCTTTTTTGATGCTTCAGGATGAATTCGCGTTAAGAGATAAATTGGGAAATCGCTTGTTCAACTTTCAACGATATCAAGTGACGATTACAGAGATTGAAAACCTGACTGGGTTGGAATTTGAAGATGCTATTTATGAGAAGAACCCTCTTCTTTTTAATGAAGATGCAGAAGCCCGTGAACGATTAAACATTGGTCGTTTCCCTGAAGAAATTGAGGTAGATGAACCATCAGACCTTGTTTCAGCCAATGAACCCAGAGAAACTATCCTCGATGACCAAATTCCTGTATTCATTGCTGCGGCTATGGTTAATCCATCAGGGAATGAACGAGAAGGGGAATGGGTATCATTAATTAATCTTTCCCCTGAAATCATTGATTTATCCGACTGGACTTTATCTGATGGCCAACGAGACCCCTTAATTCTCAATAATGTTCTATCAGATTTAATGTTACTCCCTGGTGAATCTGTGAGAATACAACCCCTCAATCCTTTGATGTTATCTAACCAAGGTGGTGTGATTGTCCTTTATGAAAAACCCAAAGAGGGACAAGGGAACAGAAGACGAGTAGATCGGGTTCGTTACACGAAAACTCAGGCACAACGTCAAGGTGTTCCCATTTCTTTTCTTAATCGTCAGGTGCTATAA
- a CDS encoding Tn3 family transposase, whose product MPVQFLSEAEHKSLNRFPSEVSSEDLNRFFLLSDQELSILKQLRAEHNRLGFALQLCCLRYLGFFPEELQLPKPVINYVAQQLQLIPELLVFYGQRSSTQREHQRKIQALLGYHRASNSDLLNLEQWLTERALEHNQPLLLFHMACEHLKQQKIIRIGTTILAKMVATARTKANELIYQSLQNLLTQDKTTWLDGLLEVEPNEKRTRLSWLQKTPTGNNPQQILETLDKISFLQQHQVDAWNLSQLNPNRINYLAKIGARATNQYLQRASEIRRYPILICFLKQSLYNFTDDLIEMVDQRLWELYNQAKRNFDSDRLMASKTIDEKLKMLQNIGQILLDGDIEDNSVRVKTFEYITPDNLKASLSETQQLIRPENDAYVDYFGKSYNRVRRFSSKLLATLKFQVKGSDSGLLTALNLVHEIHLGRRRKLPDEAPTEFVPESWRPYVQSGQKLNRRYYELAALWFLRQQLRSGDIYLAQSRRFSELETYFIPPKEWSLCRDEVVNLTGTPIDARLRLTEREKELVILMGQVEELLNQPDSDLIEERGKLVLSPFKADEKNLELKRLAEEITTRLPRIEITDLLVEVDSWTNFSNAFEHLNLAQNKDSNTLLSLYSCLLAQACNLDFQQMATSTGLLYRRLCWFNNWYIRDETLRLANNALIDYHYDLPLSHLWGGGMLSSSDGQRFPAKGSLRQARSLPRYFGYGKGVTFYSWTSDQFSQYGSKPIPATVRDATYVLDEILNNETELSILEHTTDTAGYTEVIFALFDLLGMRFSPRIRDLADQKLYRTSNTDLGLYPLLKKHIQGIINQRLILDDWDEMLRLVGSLKMGWVTASLIIQKLQAFPRKHPLMRVLQEYGRLIKTIHILRWYADEANRRRQRATIE is encoded by the coding sequence ATGCCCGTCCAGTTTCTCTCTGAGGCAGAACATAAGTCTCTCAATCGTTTTCCAAGCGAAGTTAGTTCAGAAGATTTGAATCGCTTTTTCTTACTCTCGGATCAAGAATTATCAATTCTCAAACAACTTCGAGCCGAACATAATCGTCTGGGCTTTGCTTTACAGTTATGCTGTTTGCGGTATTTAGGGTTTTTCCCTGAAGAACTTCAGTTACCAAAGCCAGTGATTAACTATGTCGCTCAACAGTTACAGTTAATTCCAGAGTTATTAGTTTTCTATGGTCAACGCTCAAGCACCCAAAGAGAACATCAACGAAAAATACAAGCATTATTAGGATATCATCGTGCGTCTAATTCTGATTTGTTGAATTTAGAGCAATGGTTGACGGAGCGAGCATTAGAACACAATCAACCCTTATTACTGTTCCACATGGCTTGCGAACACCTCAAACAGCAAAAAATCATTCGTATTGGCACAACGATTCTCGCGAAGATGGTTGCTACAGCTAGAACTAAAGCCAACGAACTAATCTACCAAAGCCTTCAAAATTTGTTAACCCAGGATAAGACTACTTGGCTTGATGGTTTGTTAGAAGTAGAGCCAAATGAGAAAAGAACCCGTCTTTCCTGGCTACAGAAAACTCCAACAGGCAATAATCCCCAACAGATTTTAGAAACTCTTGATAAGATATCATTTCTACAACAACATCAGGTTGATGCTTGGAATTTGAGTCAACTCAATCCCAACCGTATTAATTACTTAGCAAAAATTGGGGCAAGAGCCACCAATCAATACCTTCAAAGAGCTTCGGAAATTAGACGCTATCCTATCCTTATTTGCTTTCTCAAGCAGTCATTGTATAATTTCACTGATGATCTAATTGAAATGGTAGACCAACGTTTGTGGGAGTTATATAACCAAGCAAAACGTAACTTCGATAGCGATCGCTTGATGGCTAGTAAAACCATTGACGAGAAGTTGAAGATGTTACAAAATATCGGTCAAATTCTTTTAGATGGAGACATCGAAGATAATTCGGTTCGAGTTAAAACATTTGAATATATTACTCCTGACAATTTAAAGGCATCACTCTCTGAAACCCAACAGCTAATTCGTCCTGAAAATGATGCTTATGTTGATTACTTCGGGAAGTCCTATAATCGCGTTCGACGTTTTTCGAGTAAACTTTTGGCCACACTGAAATTTCAAGTCAAAGGTAGTGATTCGGGGTTACTAACAGCACTAAATTTAGTCCACGAAATCCACCTGGGACGAAGACGAAAATTACCTGATGAGGCTCCCACTGAGTTTGTCCCAGAGTCTTGGCGGCCTTATGTTCAGTCGGGTCAAAAACTTAATCGACGCTACTACGAACTAGCAGCCTTGTGGTTCTTACGACAACAGTTACGTTCGGGAGATATTTATCTGGCTCAAAGTCGTCGTTTTAGCGAACTAGAAACCTATTTTATTCCACCAAAAGAATGGTCATTATGCCGAGATGAAGTAGTCAATTTAACGGGAACGCCTATTGATGCCAGGCTTCGTCTAACCGAAAGAGAAAAGGAATTGGTTATTTTAATGGGGCAGGTCGAAGAACTGCTAAATCAACCAGATAGCGATCTCATAGAAGAACGAGGGAAGTTAGTTCTCAGTCCTTTTAAGGCAGACGAGAAAAACCTGGAGTTGAAACGTTTAGCTGAAGAAATTACTACTCGCTTGCCTAGAATTGAAATTACCGATCTTTTAGTAGAAGTAGATAGTTGGACTAATTTTAGTAACGCCTTTGAACATCTTAATCTAGCTCAAAATAAAGATTCTAATACCTTACTCAGTCTCTACAGTTGTTTATTGGCCCAAGCTTGTAATTTAGATTTCCAACAAATGGCCACCTCGACAGGGTTATTGTACAGACGTTTGTGTTGGTTCAATAATTGGTACATCCGCGATGAAACCTTGCGTTTAGCTAACAACGCATTGATTGATTATCATTATGACTTGCCTTTGAGTCATTTATGGGGTGGTGGAATGTTATCTTCCTCTGATGGTCAAAGATTTCCCGCTAAAGGTTCTTTACGCCAAGCTCGTTCCTTACCCCGTTACTTTGGTTATGGGAAAGGAGTGACTTTTTATAGTTGGACTAGCGACCAATTTTCCCAGTATGGCAGTAAACCAATTCCTGCCACAGTTAGAGATGCCACCTATGTTCTCGATGAAATTCTCAACAATGAAACCGAACTATCAATCTTAGAACATACGACCGATACAGCAGGATATACAGAAGTGATTTTTGCTCTGTTCGATTTGTTAGGAATGCGCTTTTCTCCCCGTATTCGAGATTTAGCCGACCAAAAGCTTTATCGAACCAGTAATACTGACCTCGGTCTATATCCCCTACTCAAGAAGCATATTCAGGGAATCATAAATCAGAGATTAATTTTGGATGATTGGGATGAGATGTTGCGCTTGGTGGGTTCCTTAAAAATGGGCTGGGTTACAGCCTCATTAATCATCCAAAAACTTCAAGCCTTTCCTCGAAAACATCCTTTAATGCGGGTTCTTCAAGAGTATGGCAGGCTCATCAAAACTATTCATATTCTTCGTTGGTATGCTGATGAAGCTAATCGACGCAGACAAAGAGCGACAATTGAATAA
- a CDS encoding Tn3 family transposase gives MKLIDADKERQLNKGEALHSLRSHLFYANQGEIKTQQDDQLLNQVGCLNLVTNAIIVWNTVYIDKVVQQLQQEGYAVDDENLKHIWPTRHAHINVYGQYHFDKKRLRKKHPLRALRNPNS, from the coding sequence ATGAAGCTAATCGACGCAGACAAAGAGCGACAATTGAATAAAGGAGAAGCTTTGCACAGTCTACGTTCTCATCTTTTTTATGCCAATCAAGGAGAAATTAAAACTCAGCAGGATGACCAGTTGCTAAATCAAGTAGGATGTCTGAATTTAGTCACTAATGCCATTATTGTCTGGAATACAGTTTATATCGATAAAGTCGTTCAGCAACTTCAACAAGAAGGTTATGCTGTCGATGATGAAAATTTAAAGCATATTTGGCCAACTCGTCATGCACATATCAATGTTTATGGACAATATCATTTTGATAAAAAACGATTGAGGAAAAAACATCCCTTGAGAGCCTTACGAAATCCTAATTCTTGA
- a CDS encoding ATP-binding protein encodes MFNFKSKEKPLPSAILTVDDSQVQEDNKQLTDGIFLGETDRKDCYWNPTSLPNGHIVAIGASGSGKTQTLKAIAYSLRQTYPNIQLFIIDFHGDQQIAGETVYPLHMASPHGINPLTVNLDPEGGGPNLQAIAVTATLKKSLRFGPNQEGLMLEILSQCYETKGIFQSDSKTWMKIPPNFVNLEQEIKDRIEDGCKESQKLLLKLAATFQYGVFSREQPAFKEKHIRIDLSKLPPEIGAIAAESLALQLMNQHRLMGEAGDKLPKTYLFIDEAKELKKSPACDRIIADGRKYGLGLVLASQSERHLSPDVIGNSSTKIVLPVDQTEVKKVSSKFRLAEKKVASLTQLTALCRFGTKAEYVEILPYYQRIN; translated from the coding sequence ATGTTTAACTTCAAATCAAAAGAAAAACCCTTACCATCTGCCATTTTAACCGTTGATGATTCCCAAGTTCAAGAAGATAATAAACAGTTAACCGATGGTATTTTCTTAGGGGAAACTGACCGAAAAGATTGTTATTGGAATCCGACCTCATTACCCAATGGTCATATTGTTGCCATTGGTGCATCAGGAAGCGGTAAAACTCAAACTCTCAAAGCGATCGCCTACTCATTAAGACAGACTTATCCTAATATTCAATTATTCATTATTGACTTTCATGGTGATCAACAAATAGCGGGAGAAACCGTCTATCCTTTACACATGGCCAGTCCTCATGGTATTAACCCGTTAACGGTTAACTTAGATCCTGAAGGGGGAGGCCCCAATTTACAAGCGATCGCTGTGACGGCTACTCTCAAAAAATCCCTGAGATTCGGTCCCAACCAAGAAGGATTAATGTTAGAAATCCTCAGTCAATGTTATGAAACTAAAGGGATATTTCAAAGTGATAGTAAGACTTGGATGAAAATACCTCCTAATTTTGTTAACCTTGAACAAGAGATAAAAGATAGAATTGAAGACGGTTGTAAAGAATCTCAAAAACTGTTACTTAAATTAGCTGCTACATTTCAATATGGTGTTTTCAGTCGAGAACAACCAGCTTTTAAAGAGAAACATATTAGAATTGACTTATCAAAATTACCCCCAGAAATTGGAGCGATCGCTGCGGAATCTTTAGCCCTTCAACTGATGAATCAACATCGATTAATGGGAGAAGCCGGGGATAAATTACCTAAAACTTACTTGTTTATTGATGAAGCTAAGGAATTAAAGAAATCACCAGCTTGTGACCGAATCATTGCTGATGGTCGTAAATACGGGTTAGGGTTAGTTTTAGCCTCTCAATCAGAACGTCACCTCTCACCGGATGTTATTGGGAACTCTAGTACAAAAATAGTATTACCCGTTGACCAAACTGAAGTTAAGAAAGTATCTAGTAAGTTTAGATTAGCCGAGAAAAAAGTGGCTTCCTTGACTCAATTAACTGCTTTATGTCGGTTTGGTACTAAAGCGGAATACGTTGAGATTTTACCTTATTATCAGAGAATTAATTAG
- a CDS encoding ATP-binding protein: MTIERHRRKLRNGEERIYTYQVMPNGQRRSLSIRTGSDSDSIICYRSREKKRIAAALLANSSLLVIGEPGSGKSFLAQLITQEVIEQGFLVSAPSSGTAKQTFMAIADDLGIDTETIEGKAMTSQQLQEAIADWLSNNTAFLILDDAHRFPVSIRCWLEKLHEQGQPMLLLATYPPARDIFIKLPRIELEPLPNHAIREIMEDEAVNLGIELKPGQMAELQQRTGGNPMLARRVVREEYLGLDGHALDHTQWIDGTPFLIAALMCFMIMRFLGLGFNNTSLYLLGGIMTVAVGIIRIMIYSLPRQGGRLGQ; this comes from the coding sequence ATGACCATTGAACGCCATCGTCGTAAACTCAGAAACGGCGAAGAACGCATCTATACGTATCAAGTCATGCCCAACGGTCAAAGGCGATCGCTATCGATTCGTACTGGTTCCGATTCTGATTCAATTATCTGCTATAGAAGCAGAGAAAAAAAAAGAATTGCAGCTGCCCTACTGGCTAATTCATCTTTATTGGTCATCGGTGAACCGGGAAGTGGTAAAAGTTTCCTCGCACAACTGATAACCCAAGAAGTAATAGAACAAGGATTTTTAGTGTCAGCCCCCAGTAGTGGGACAGCGAAACAAACTTTTATGGCCATTGCTGATGACTTAGGAATTGACACGGAAACTATCGAAGGGAAGGCCATGACTAGCCAGCAATTACAAGAGGCAATCGCAGACTGGTTATCTAATAATACGGCCTTTCTTATTCTTGATGATGCTCACCGTTTCCCTGTGTCTATTCGCTGTTGGTTAGAGAAACTGCATGAACAAGGGCAACCGATGTTATTACTGGCCACTTATCCTCCTGCGCGGGACATCTTTATCAAACTTCCCAGGATTGAACTTGAACCGTTGCCGAATCATGCCATTAGGGAAATTATGGAAGATGAGGCGGTTAACTTAGGTATTGAGTTAAAACCAGGACAAATGGCAGAATTACAGCAGAGAACCGGCGGTAATCCGATGTTAGCTCGTCGTGTTGTCAGAGAAGAATATTTAGGGTTAGATGGCCATGCTTTGGATCATACTCAGTGGATTGATGGGACACCATTTCTTATTGCTGCATTGATGTGTTTTATGATCATGCGGTTTCTTGGCCTCGGGTTTAATAATACGTCACTTTACTTACTGGGTGGAATTATGACTGTTGCAGTAGGAATAATAAGAATAATGATTTATTCTTTACCCCGTCAAGGCGGAAGATTAGGACAGTAA
- a CDS encoding tyrosine-type recombinase/integrase, giving the protein MPDIKSGTVPPTFVPYKEKRPREYLVPHEVEELIAVAKKRGRYGHRDATMILLTYRHGLRVSELCALRWEQIDFDTGLFHVQRLKQGLPSVHPLRGPELRALRKLKRESPPSSYLFVTERGSPMTTAGFRKLLTRVAECSSISFPVHPHMLRHACGYKLVNDGHDIRMIQQYLGHKNIQHTVRYTTLSANCFNQFWSD; this is encoded by the coding sequence ATGCCAGACATCAAAAGTGGGACAGTTCCACCGACCTTTGTTCCTTACAAAGAGAAAAGACCTCGTGAATATTTAGTTCCTCATGAAGTTGAAGAGTTAATTGCTGTGGCAAAAAAACGTGGTCGCTATGGACATCGTGATGCCACAATGATCTTACTTACCTATCGTCATGGTCTTAGAGTATCAGAATTATGTGCTTTGCGATGGGAACAGATCGATTTTGATACGGGTTTGTTTCATGTTCAACGATTGAAACAGGGCCTCCCCAGCGTTCATCCTTTGAGAGGGCCAGAACTACGAGCATTGAGAAAACTTAAACGAGAATCTCCACCTTCATCCTATCTGTTTGTTACAGAACGAGGAAGTCCCATGACCACTGCTGGTTTTCGTAAACTGTTGACTCGTGTCGCTGAGTGTTCTTCAATCTCTTTTCCAGTTCATCCTCATATGCTCCGACACGCTTGTGGCTATAAGTTAGTTAATGACGGACATGATATACGGATGATTCAACAATATCTAGGTCACAAGAATATTCAACACACTGTACGCTACACAACGCTTTCAGCTAATTGCTTTAACCAGTTTTGGTCTGACTAA
- a CDS encoding type II toxin-antitoxin system VapC family toxin yields the protein MNYLLDTNILLRSVDPNSSSYSLARNAVNKIIEEGGNCYITSQVLVEFWVVATRPTDVNGLGWTVKKTQKEIEEFLAQFPLLTETADIFLFWLNLVTEYEIKGKRIHDIRLLAVMKTYKITHLLTFNPTDFIPIPNITILRPQNIISL from the coding sequence ATGAACTATTTATTAGATACTAACATTTTATTACGGTCAGTAGACCCTAATTCTTCAAGTTATTCTCTTGCTAGAAATGCTGTAAATAAGATTATAGAGGAAGGAGGAAACTGTTATATTACATCCCAGGTATTAGTGGAATTTTGGGTAGTAGCAACACGCCCAACTGATGTTAATGGTTTAGGATGGACAGTCAAGAAAACTCAAAAAGAAATTGAGGAGTTTTTAGCTCAATTTCCTTTATTAACAGAAACTGCTGATATATTTCTGTTTTGGTTAAATCTGGTAACTGAATATGAGATTAAAGGAAAACGTATCCATGACATCAGATTACTAGCGGTTATGAAAACTTATAAAATCACTCATTTATTAACTTTTAATCCTACTGACTTTATTCCTATTCCTAACATTACTATCCTTCGTCCTCAAAACATTATTAGTTTATAG
- a CDS encoding DUF3997 domain-containing protein, giving the protein MRKLVIILFCVGLAAITNSIFNVFAQEKQSFDDLFDALTPGAQDFSTKLPNGYQLVRVNSVDIQILLLDGSSIQTQQPSIPAKVVEISVVNDFVAAKRQGLKRRSPNNPDDTYMEEDPEVFDYWILDTKTPVAHGPFNEQQFQEKADKLSIGDEINLVDIYEFAP; this is encoded by the coding sequence ATGAGAAAATTAGTTATTATTCTCTTCTGTGTTGGCTTGGCTGCCATTACCAACAGTATTTTTAATGTGTTTGCCCAAGAAAAACAGAGTTTTGATGATTTGTTTGATGCTTTGACTCCAGGGGCGCAAGATTTTAGTACCAAGTTGCCCAATGGATACCAACTGGTACGAGTCAATTCTGTTGATATACAAATTTTGTTGCTAGATGGATCGTCAATACAAACTCAACAGCCTTCGATTCCCGCCAAAGTCGTTGAGATATCCGTTGTCAATGACTTTGTCGCAGCAAAACGTCAAGGTTTGAAACGGCGAAGTCCCAATAATCCCGATGATACCTATATGGAAGAAGATCCTGAAGTTTTTGATTATTGGATTTTGGATACAAAAACGCCAGTAGCACACGGTCCTTTCAACGAACAACAGTTTCAGGAAAAAGCAGACAAGTTAAGCATTGGTGATGAGATTAATTTGGTCGATATTTATGAATTTGCTCCATAA